Part of the Prevotella communis genome is shown below.
GAGTATAAACGGAAGAATCAGTATGAATAGGATAGGGAAAGTCAGCAGATGGGCTGGCTTTTCTTGGTTTATATGGGGCACGTGGAGAGAGTAAGGCGCACAGATTACGCTGATGGCACAGATATGCTCGCGCTAAAGCGTGAGAGGGGTCGCGATGCTCAAAATTCTAAGAAAATCAATTTAGAAAATTATAAGGACCTAAAGGTCTGGAAATGGATGGAGTCACCTAAAGGTGAGTAACCGAGTTCTACTCGCTTCGCTCGTCGAAGAAATTCATACAAATCGTGACAAATCATACAAAATATTTGCTTTTTTGCTCGTTAAATCGTATATTTGCACCGAAGAATAATTGGTTTTAGATGAACAATTGCAAGAATTCAAATACAAAGGATGAGGCTATCCTCAGTAGTGCAGATGGCTTTACCGCCTTTAGCTTTGGCGGCTACAACATCCGTTTCCGGGCGCCATATAGCTTGGAAAGGTATGTCGATGTCGTTAAGTGGGACGATGGCTATCTGGTAGTGCTGGCCAAGTACAGCCACAACGCTGAGCCCGAGGAGGAGTATATCGATCTAAAACCTATTCTTGAGGGATTGTATATCGACTCTGCCTCTTTTTTGAAATCCATAAAAAGTGTACGAATAGCTTAAGGACCGGGGGGACGGGTATGGTTCATGGTTCAGGGTTCATGGTTCTTCGACGAGCGAAGCGACAGAGTCGAGCGCATGGTTAAGGGTTCATGGTTATGACCCAAGATGAAAAGTGGATGCTAAAGTATAACGAGGTAGTCGTTTTTATAGAGACTAACCATAGAAATCCGTCACGTCACCGTTTAGAAGAGCATGATATGCTTAACTGGGTTAAGCAGCAAAGAAAATTGAAAAATAAGGGAGAACTGAAGACGGAGAGAGCGGAGATGTTGGAAAGGCTGTTGTCTTTGTGGGAGGAGTATAAGAGGGTGAATCAATACGTTTAGTTTACTGTTTACTGTTTACCGTTGAGAGGTTAGGAAAAGCTACGGCTAAATATGATGATTGGCCGTGTTATTTGAAAAAACGAAGTTAAAATTGAAAATCTTGGGAATTTTTGATTGAAAATCTTGGGAATTTTGTATCTTTGCACCGTCAAACTGATATAAAATGTATTACGAAAGACTTATAGAAGAGCAGATTGCGCTGAAATTGAGGACTTCAGGAGCGGTGGTTGTTGCGGGACCAAAGTTCTGCGGCAAGACTACTACGTGCATGCTGTACCAGAAGAGTTTCGTGAAACTGAACACGAAACAAGCTATTGCTATGGCCAGGATGAACCCGAAGGCAGTGCTGGTAGGGGAGAATCCAAGGCTGATAGACGAATGGCAGAAGGCTCCGGACATCTGGAATCAGGTGAAGGATGACCTGGACTTTAACTATGAGTTTGGGAAATACATTCTGACAGGCAGCAGCACGCCTGCTGACAAGACTGAAGTACATCATAGTGGTGCAGGCAGGATTGCTCCGCTGAATATGCGCCCCATGACACTATGGGAATCAAAGGAGTCGAAAGGAACGGTATCGTTGAAAGATCTGTTTGAGGGTGGTGAGAACTTCCCGTGGGACATGAACCAAGACTTTACACTGGAAGATGTGGCATTCCTGCTTTGCAGAGGCGGTTGGCCCATTGCGGTATTGGCGCCCCGTGACATTGCCTTGGAGATAACCAAGAACTACTATAACGGGCTATTTGTGTTTGAGGACAGTGAGAACGAGCGCTTCCGGAACAAGAA
Proteins encoded:
- a CDS encoding DUF7724 family protein: MNNCKNSNTKDEAILSSADGFTAFSFGGYNIRFRAPYSLERYVDVVKWDDGYLVVLAKYSHNAEPEEEYIDLKPILEGLYIDSASFLKSIKSVRIA
- a CDS encoding helicase associated domain-containing protein, producing the protein MTQDEKWMLKYNEVVVFIETNHRNPSRHRLEEHDMLNWVKQQRKLKNKGELKTERAEMLERLLSLWEEYKRVNQYV